The following proteins are co-located in the Anser cygnoides isolate HZ-2024a breed goose chromosome 2, Taihu_goose_T2T_genome, whole genome shotgun sequence genome:
- the SLC4A2 gene encoding anion exchange protein 2 isoform X1: MSHSQVSSEIHHIVSSAFESPEQDALGPGSPKFGEEEEEEKDLNKALGVERFEEILSDSYPRNAEEAGRSYGEEDFEYHRQSSHHIHHPLSTHLPPDARRKKGAPKKGKKKRPRASAPGETPTIEEAEEDEDEAGDTETERSAEELLQGAPPEAVQVGAGRGRERRSRGAAGARGAAAANFSPRPSPQFFLQEDEVADRRAEEPAAPPAPPAPPAEPCGAVSPKAARAASPNAEEGRSAEGPAAEEAGSPGRPAAKSQPGHRSYNLHERRRIGSMTGVEQAQYQKMPTDESEAQTLASADLDYMKSHRFEDVPGVRRHLVRKSAKAQVVHVSKDHKEPSTRHRKQDRQPHEVFVELNELVVDKNQELQWKETARWIKFEEDVEEETDRWGKPHVASLSFRSLLELRKTLSHGAVLLDLDQKTLPGVAHQVVEQMVITDQIRAEDRANVLRALLLKHSHPSDEKDFSFPRNISAGSLGSLLVHHHSTNHVGEGSEPAVTEPLIAGHAVEHDTRIDVEREREVLAPTPPAGITRSKSKHELKLLEKIPDNAEATVVLVGCVEFLDQPTMAFVRLQEAVELDSVLEVPVPVRFLFVLLGPSSTHMDYHEIGRSISTLMSDKQFHEAAYLADDRHDLLNAINEFLDCSVVLPPSEVQGEELLRSVAHFQREMLKKREEQERRLLLEPKSPEEKALLKLKVVEGEGEDEDDPLRRTGRPFGGLIRDVRRRYPKYLSDFRDALNPQCIAAVIFIYFAALSPAITFGGLLGEKTQDLIGVSELIISTSLQGVLFCLLGAQPLLVIGFSGPLLVFEEAFFTFCTSNGLEYLVGRVWIGFWLILIVLVMVAFEGSFLVRFVSRFTQEIFAFLISLIFIYETFSKLAKIFQEHPLHNCTRANGTEAEAWRDGSTAPANSTGGRAAAKVTGQPNTALLSLVLMAGTFFIAFFLRKFKNSRFFPGRIRRLIGDFGVPIAILVMVLVDYSIHDTFTQKLSVPSGFSVTAPEKRGWVINPLGEKSDFPVWMMVASGLPAVLVFILIFMETQITTLIISKKERMLQKGSGFHLDLLLIVAMGGFFALFGLPWLAAATVRSVTHANALTVMSKAVAPGDKPKIQEVKEQRVTGLLVAVLVGLSIVIGKLLQQIPLAVLFGIFLYMGVTSLNGIQFYERLQLLLMPPKHHPDVPYVKKVRTLRMHLFTGLQLACLAVLWAVMSTVASLAFPFILILTVPLRMCLLSRIFTDREMKCLDADEAEPILDEREGVDEYNEMPMPV, encoded by the exons ATGAGCCACTCCCAGGTGTCCTCCGAGATTCACCACATCGTCTCGTCGGCCTTCGAGAGC CCCGAGCAGGATGCGCTGGGCCCCGGCTCGCCCAAGttcggggaggaggaggaggaggagaaggacctgaACAAGGCGCTGGGCGTGGAGCGCTTCGAGGAGATCCTGAGCGACTCGTACCCCCGCAACGCGGAGGAGGCCGGGCGCAGCTACGGCGAGGAGGACTTCGAGT ATCACCGCCAGTCGTCCCACCACATCCACCACCCGCTCTCCACGCACCTGCCCCCCGACGCCCGCCGCAAGAAGGGAGCGcccaaaaagggcaagaagaagCGCCCCCGCGCCTCTGCCCCCGGCGAGACCCCCACCATCGAGGAGGCCGAAGAGGATGAGGACGAGGCGGGCGACACGGAGACGGAGCGCTCCgcggaggagctgctgcagggcgcCCCGCCGGAGGCGGTGCAGGTGGGGGCCGGCCGGGGCAGGGAGCGCAGgagccggggggctgctggtgcccgTGGGGCCGCAGCAGCAAATTTCTCCCCCCGCCCTTCGCCGCAGTTCTTCCTGCAGGAGGACGAGGTGGCCGACCGCCGCGCAGAAGAGCCAGCGGCACCCCCGGCACcgccagcccccccggcagAGCCCTGCGGGGCTGTGTCCCCCAAggcagccagggcagccag CCCCAATGCCGAGGAGGGACGCTCAGCTGAGGGCCCCGCCGCCGAGGAAGCCGGttcccccggccgccccgcggcCAAGTCCCAGCCGGGGCACCGGAGCTACAACCTCCACGAGAGGCGGCGGATCGGCAGCATGACGGGCGTGGAGCAGGCGCAGTACCAGAAGATGCCCACAGACGAGTCGGAGGCCCAGACGCTGGCCTCGGCCGACCTGGACTACATGAAGA GTCACCGCTTCGAGGACGTGCCCGGGGTGCGCCGGCACCTCGTGCGGAAGAGCGCCAAGGCGCAGGTTGTCCACGTCAGCAAGGACCACAAGGAGCCGAGCACGCGGCACCGCAAGCAGGACCGGCAGCCCCACGAG GTGTTTGTGGAGCTGAACGAGCTGGTGGTGGACAAGAACCAGGAGCTGCAGTGGAAGGAGACAGCGCGCTGGATCAAGTTTGAGGAGGACGTGGAGGAGGAGACGGACCGCTGGGGCAAGCCGCACGTGGCCTCGCTGTCCTTCCGCAGCCTCCTGGAGCTGCGCAAGACCCTGTCCCACG GCGCCGTGCTCCTCGACCTGGACCAGAAGACTCTGCCGGGGGTGGCTCACCAGGTGGTGGAGCAGATGGTCATCACCGACCAGATCCGGGCCGAGGACCGCGCCAACGTGCTGCGGGCGCTGCTGCTCAAGCACAG CCACCCGAGCGACGAGAAGGACTTCTCCTTCCCCCGCAACATCTCGGCCGGCAGCCTGGGCTCGCTGCTCGTGCACCACCACAGCACCAACCACGTGGGCGAGGGCAGCGAGCCGGCCGTCACCGAGCCCCTCATCGCCGGCCACGCTGTGGAGCACGACACGCGGATCGACGTGGAGCGGGAG AGGGAGGTCCTGGCCCCAACGCCCCCGGCTGGCATCACTCGCTCCAAGTCCAAGCATGAGCTGAAGCTGCTGGAGAAGATCCCAGACAACGCCGAGGCCACGGTGGTGCTTGTGG GCTGCGTGGAGTTCCTGGACCAGCCCACCATGGCCTTCGTGCGGCTGCAGGAGGCCGTGGAGCTGGACTCGGTGCTGGAGGTGCCCGTCCCCGTGCGGTTCCTCTTCGTGCTGCTGgggcccagcagcacccacatGGACTACCACGAGATCGGGCGCTCCATCTCCACCCTCATGTCCGACAAG CAATTCCACGAGGCCGCCTACCTGGCCGACGACCGCCACGACCTCCTCAACGCCATCAACGAGTTCCTGGACTGCAGCGTGGTGCTGCCGCCCTCGGAGGTGCAGGGCGAGGAGCTGCTGCGCAGCGTCGCCCACTTCCAGCGCGAGATGCTGAAGAAGAGGGAGGAACAGGAgcggaggctgctgctggagcccaaGTCCCCCGAGGAGAAAG CACTGCTGAAGCTGAAGGTGGTGGAGGGCGAGGGCGAGGATGAGGACGACCCCCTGCGGCGCACGGGCCGGCCCTTCGGGGGGCTGATCCGGGACGTGCGGCGGCGCTACCCCAAGTACCTGAGCGACTTCAGGGACGCGCTGAACCCGCAGTGCATCGCAGCCGTCATCTTCATCTACTTCGCTGCGCTGTCCCCAGCCATCACCTTCGGAGGGCTGCTGG GGGAGAAGACGCAGGACCTGATCGGGGTGTCGGAGCTGATCATCTCCACGTCGCTGCAGGGCGTGCTCTTCTGCCTGCTGGGCGCCCAGCCCCTGCTCGTCATTGGCTTCTCGGGGCCCCTGCTCGTCTTTGAGGAGGCTTTCTTCACG TTCTGCACGTCCAATGGCCTGGAGTACCTGGTGGGACGCGTCTGGATCGGCTTCTGGCTCATCCTCATCGTGCTGGTCATGGTGGCCTTCGAGGGCAGCTTCCTGGTGCGCTTCGTCTCCCGCTTCACGCAGGAGATCTTCGCCTTCCTCATCTCCCTCATCTTCATCTACGAGACCTTCTCCAAGCTGGCCAAG ATCTTCCAGGAGCACCCCCTGCACAACTGCACGAGGGCCAACGGCACGGAGGCGGAGGCCTGGAGGGACggcagcacggccccggccAACAGCACggggggccgcgccgccgccaaGGTGACGGGGCAGCCCAACACGGCGCTGCTCTCGCTGGTGCTCATGGCCGGCACCTTCTTCATCGCCTTCTTCCTGCGCAAGTTCAAGAACAGCCGGTTCTTCCCCGGACGG ATTCGGCGGCTCATCGGGGACTTCGGGGTGCCCATTGCCATCCTGGTGATGGTGCTGGTGGACTACAGCATCCACGACACCTTCACGCAG AAGCTGAGCGTGCCCAGCGGGTTCTCGGTGACGGCCCCGGAAAAGCGGGGCTGGGTGATCAACCCCCTGGGCGAGAAGAGCGACTTCCCCGTGTGGATGATGGTGGCCAGCGGCCTCCCCGCCGTCCTCGtcttcatcctcatcttcatggAGACGCAGATCACCAC GCTGATCATCAGCAAGAAGGAGCGGATGCTGCAGAAGGGCTCTGGGTTCCACCTCGACCTCCTGCTCATCGTGGCCATGGGCGGCTTCTTCGCGCTCTTCGGGCTGCCGTGGCTCGCCGCAGCCACGGTGCGCTCCGTCACGCACGCCAACGCGCTCACCGTCATGAGTAAGGCCGTGGCGCCCGGGGACAAGCCCAAGATCCAGGAGGTGAAGGAGCAGCGGGTCACCGGGCTGCTGGTGGCCGTGCTCGTCG GGCTGTCCATCGTCATCgggaagctgctgcagcagatcCCGCTGGCCGTGCTCTTCGGGATCTTTCTCTACATGGGCGTCACCTCCCTCAATGGCATCCAGTTCTACGAgcgcctgcagctgctgctgatgcCCCCCAAGCACCACCCTGATGTCCCCTACGTCAaaaag GTGCGCACGCTGCGCATGCACCTCTTCACCGGGCTGCAGCTGGCGTGCCTGGCCGTGCTGTGGGCCGTCATGTCCACGGTGGCCTCCCTGGCCTTCCccttcatcctcatcctcacGGTGCCACTCCGCATGTGCCTGCTCAGCCGCATCTTCACCGACCGCGAGATGAAGTGT CTGGACGCAGACGAGGCCGAGCCCATCCTCGACGAGCGGGAAGGTGTGGACGAGTACAACGAGATGCCAATGCCAGTGTGA
- the SLC4A2 gene encoding anion exchange protein 2 isoform X2 produces the protein MSHSQVSSEIHHIVSSAFESPEQDALGPGSPKFGEEEEEEKDLNKALGVERFEEILSDSYPRNAEEAGRSYGEEDFEYHRQSSHHIHHPLSTHLPPDARRKKGAPKKGKKKRPRASAPGETPTIEEAEEDEDEAGDTETERSAEELLQGAPPEAVQFFLQEDEVADRRAEEPAAPPAPPAPPAEPCGAVSPKAARAASPNAEEGRSAEGPAAEEAGSPGRPAAKSQPGHRSYNLHERRRIGSMTGVEQAQYQKMPTDESEAQTLASADLDYMKSHRFEDVPGVRRHLVRKSAKAQVVHVSKDHKEPSTRHRKQDRQPHEVFVELNELVVDKNQELQWKETARWIKFEEDVEEETDRWGKPHVASLSFRSLLELRKTLSHGAVLLDLDQKTLPGVAHQVVEQMVITDQIRAEDRANVLRALLLKHSHPSDEKDFSFPRNISAGSLGSLLVHHHSTNHVGEGSEPAVTEPLIAGHAVEHDTRIDVEREREVLAPTPPAGITRSKSKHELKLLEKIPDNAEATVVLVGCVEFLDQPTMAFVRLQEAVELDSVLEVPVPVRFLFVLLGPSSTHMDYHEIGRSISTLMSDKQFHEAAYLADDRHDLLNAINEFLDCSVVLPPSEVQGEELLRSVAHFQREMLKKREEQERRLLLEPKSPEEKALLKLKVVEGEGEDEDDPLRRTGRPFGGLIRDVRRRYPKYLSDFRDALNPQCIAAVIFIYFAALSPAITFGGLLGEKTQDLIGVSELIISTSLQGVLFCLLGAQPLLVIGFSGPLLVFEEAFFTFCTSNGLEYLVGRVWIGFWLILIVLVMVAFEGSFLVRFVSRFTQEIFAFLISLIFIYETFSKLAKIFQEHPLHNCTRANGTEAEAWRDGSTAPANSTGGRAAAKVTGQPNTALLSLVLMAGTFFIAFFLRKFKNSRFFPGRIRRLIGDFGVPIAILVMVLVDYSIHDTFTQKLSVPSGFSVTAPEKRGWVINPLGEKSDFPVWMMVASGLPAVLVFILIFMETQITTLIISKKERMLQKGSGFHLDLLLIVAMGGFFALFGLPWLAAATVRSVTHANALTVMSKAVAPGDKPKIQEVKEQRVTGLLVAVLVGLSIVIGKLLQQIPLAVLFGIFLYMGVTSLNGIQFYERLQLLLMPPKHHPDVPYVKKVRTLRMHLFTGLQLACLAVLWAVMSTVASLAFPFILILTVPLRMCLLSRIFTDREMKCLDADEAEPILDEREGVDEYNEMPMPV, from the exons ATGAGCCACTCCCAGGTGTCCTCCGAGATTCACCACATCGTCTCGTCGGCCTTCGAGAGC CCCGAGCAGGATGCGCTGGGCCCCGGCTCGCCCAAGttcggggaggaggaggaggaggagaaggacctgaACAAGGCGCTGGGCGTGGAGCGCTTCGAGGAGATCCTGAGCGACTCGTACCCCCGCAACGCGGAGGAGGCCGGGCGCAGCTACGGCGAGGAGGACTTCGAGT ATCACCGCCAGTCGTCCCACCACATCCACCACCCGCTCTCCACGCACCTGCCCCCCGACGCCCGCCGCAAGAAGGGAGCGcccaaaaagggcaagaagaagCGCCCCCGCGCCTCTGCCCCCGGCGAGACCCCCACCATCGAGGAGGCCGAAGAGGATGAGGACGAGGCGGGCGACACGGAGACGGAGCGCTCCgcggaggagctgctgcagggcgcCCCGCCGGAGGCGGTGCAG TTCTTCCTGCAGGAGGACGAGGTGGCCGACCGCCGCGCAGAAGAGCCAGCGGCACCCCCGGCACcgccagcccccccggcagAGCCCTGCGGGGCTGTGTCCCCCAAggcagccagggcagccag CCCCAATGCCGAGGAGGGACGCTCAGCTGAGGGCCCCGCCGCCGAGGAAGCCGGttcccccggccgccccgcggcCAAGTCCCAGCCGGGGCACCGGAGCTACAACCTCCACGAGAGGCGGCGGATCGGCAGCATGACGGGCGTGGAGCAGGCGCAGTACCAGAAGATGCCCACAGACGAGTCGGAGGCCCAGACGCTGGCCTCGGCCGACCTGGACTACATGAAGA GTCACCGCTTCGAGGACGTGCCCGGGGTGCGCCGGCACCTCGTGCGGAAGAGCGCCAAGGCGCAGGTTGTCCACGTCAGCAAGGACCACAAGGAGCCGAGCACGCGGCACCGCAAGCAGGACCGGCAGCCCCACGAG GTGTTTGTGGAGCTGAACGAGCTGGTGGTGGACAAGAACCAGGAGCTGCAGTGGAAGGAGACAGCGCGCTGGATCAAGTTTGAGGAGGACGTGGAGGAGGAGACGGACCGCTGGGGCAAGCCGCACGTGGCCTCGCTGTCCTTCCGCAGCCTCCTGGAGCTGCGCAAGACCCTGTCCCACG GCGCCGTGCTCCTCGACCTGGACCAGAAGACTCTGCCGGGGGTGGCTCACCAGGTGGTGGAGCAGATGGTCATCACCGACCAGATCCGGGCCGAGGACCGCGCCAACGTGCTGCGGGCGCTGCTGCTCAAGCACAG CCACCCGAGCGACGAGAAGGACTTCTCCTTCCCCCGCAACATCTCGGCCGGCAGCCTGGGCTCGCTGCTCGTGCACCACCACAGCACCAACCACGTGGGCGAGGGCAGCGAGCCGGCCGTCACCGAGCCCCTCATCGCCGGCCACGCTGTGGAGCACGACACGCGGATCGACGTGGAGCGGGAG AGGGAGGTCCTGGCCCCAACGCCCCCGGCTGGCATCACTCGCTCCAAGTCCAAGCATGAGCTGAAGCTGCTGGAGAAGATCCCAGACAACGCCGAGGCCACGGTGGTGCTTGTGG GCTGCGTGGAGTTCCTGGACCAGCCCACCATGGCCTTCGTGCGGCTGCAGGAGGCCGTGGAGCTGGACTCGGTGCTGGAGGTGCCCGTCCCCGTGCGGTTCCTCTTCGTGCTGCTGgggcccagcagcacccacatGGACTACCACGAGATCGGGCGCTCCATCTCCACCCTCATGTCCGACAAG CAATTCCACGAGGCCGCCTACCTGGCCGACGACCGCCACGACCTCCTCAACGCCATCAACGAGTTCCTGGACTGCAGCGTGGTGCTGCCGCCCTCGGAGGTGCAGGGCGAGGAGCTGCTGCGCAGCGTCGCCCACTTCCAGCGCGAGATGCTGAAGAAGAGGGAGGAACAGGAgcggaggctgctgctggagcccaaGTCCCCCGAGGAGAAAG CACTGCTGAAGCTGAAGGTGGTGGAGGGCGAGGGCGAGGATGAGGACGACCCCCTGCGGCGCACGGGCCGGCCCTTCGGGGGGCTGATCCGGGACGTGCGGCGGCGCTACCCCAAGTACCTGAGCGACTTCAGGGACGCGCTGAACCCGCAGTGCATCGCAGCCGTCATCTTCATCTACTTCGCTGCGCTGTCCCCAGCCATCACCTTCGGAGGGCTGCTGG GGGAGAAGACGCAGGACCTGATCGGGGTGTCGGAGCTGATCATCTCCACGTCGCTGCAGGGCGTGCTCTTCTGCCTGCTGGGCGCCCAGCCCCTGCTCGTCATTGGCTTCTCGGGGCCCCTGCTCGTCTTTGAGGAGGCTTTCTTCACG TTCTGCACGTCCAATGGCCTGGAGTACCTGGTGGGACGCGTCTGGATCGGCTTCTGGCTCATCCTCATCGTGCTGGTCATGGTGGCCTTCGAGGGCAGCTTCCTGGTGCGCTTCGTCTCCCGCTTCACGCAGGAGATCTTCGCCTTCCTCATCTCCCTCATCTTCATCTACGAGACCTTCTCCAAGCTGGCCAAG ATCTTCCAGGAGCACCCCCTGCACAACTGCACGAGGGCCAACGGCACGGAGGCGGAGGCCTGGAGGGACggcagcacggccccggccAACAGCACggggggccgcgccgccgccaaGGTGACGGGGCAGCCCAACACGGCGCTGCTCTCGCTGGTGCTCATGGCCGGCACCTTCTTCATCGCCTTCTTCCTGCGCAAGTTCAAGAACAGCCGGTTCTTCCCCGGACGG ATTCGGCGGCTCATCGGGGACTTCGGGGTGCCCATTGCCATCCTGGTGATGGTGCTGGTGGACTACAGCATCCACGACACCTTCACGCAG AAGCTGAGCGTGCCCAGCGGGTTCTCGGTGACGGCCCCGGAAAAGCGGGGCTGGGTGATCAACCCCCTGGGCGAGAAGAGCGACTTCCCCGTGTGGATGATGGTGGCCAGCGGCCTCCCCGCCGTCCTCGtcttcatcctcatcttcatggAGACGCAGATCACCAC GCTGATCATCAGCAAGAAGGAGCGGATGCTGCAGAAGGGCTCTGGGTTCCACCTCGACCTCCTGCTCATCGTGGCCATGGGCGGCTTCTTCGCGCTCTTCGGGCTGCCGTGGCTCGCCGCAGCCACGGTGCGCTCCGTCACGCACGCCAACGCGCTCACCGTCATGAGTAAGGCCGTGGCGCCCGGGGACAAGCCCAAGATCCAGGAGGTGAAGGAGCAGCGGGTCACCGGGCTGCTGGTGGCCGTGCTCGTCG GGCTGTCCATCGTCATCgggaagctgctgcagcagatcCCGCTGGCCGTGCTCTTCGGGATCTTTCTCTACATGGGCGTCACCTCCCTCAATGGCATCCAGTTCTACGAgcgcctgcagctgctgctgatgcCCCCCAAGCACCACCCTGATGTCCCCTACGTCAaaaag GTGCGCACGCTGCGCATGCACCTCTTCACCGGGCTGCAGCTGGCGTGCCTGGCCGTGCTGTGGGCCGTCATGTCCACGGTGGCCTCCCTGGCCTTCCccttcatcctcatcctcacGGTGCCACTCCGCATGTGCCTGCTCAGCCGCATCTTCACCGACCGCGAGATGAAGTGT CTGGACGCAGACGAGGCCGAGCCCATCCTCGACGAGCGGGAAGGTGTGGACGAGTACAACGAGATGCCAATGCCAGTGTGA
- the SLC4A2 gene encoding anion exchange protein 2 isoform X3, translating into MSHSQVSSEIHHIVSSAFESPEQDALGPGSPKFGEEEEEEKDLNKALGVERFEEILSDSYPRNAEEAGRSYGEEDFEYHRQSSHHIHHPLSTHLPPDARRKKGAPKKGKKKRPRASAPGETPTIEEAEEDEDEAGDTETERSAEELLQGAPPEAVQVGAGRGRERRSRGAAGARGAAAANFSPRPSPQFFLQEDEVADRRAEEPAAPPAPPAPPAEPCGAVSPKAARAASPNAEEGRSAEGPAAEEAGSPGRPAAKSQPGHRSYNLHERRRIGSMTGVEQAQYQKMPTDESEAQTLASADLDYMKSHRFEDVPGVRRHLVRKSAKAQVVHVSKDHKEPSTRHRKQDRQPHEVFVELNELVVDKNQELQWKETARWIKFEEDVEEETDRWGKPHVASLSFRSLLELRKTLSHGAVLLDLDQKTLPGVAHQVVEQMVITDQIRAEDRANVLRALLLKHSHPSDEKDFSFPRNISAGSLGSLLVHHHSTNHVGEGSEPAVTEPLIAGHAVEHDTRIDVEREREVLAPTPPAGITRSKSKHELKLLEKIPDNAEATVVLVGCVEFLDQPTMAFVRLQEAVELDSVLEVPVPVRFLFVLLGPSSTHMDYHEIGRSISTLMSDKQFHEAAYLADDRHDLLNAINEFLDCSVVLPPSEVQGEELLRSVAHFQREMLKKREEQERRLLLEPKSPEEKALLKLKVVEGEGEDEDDPLRRTGRPFGGLIRDVRRRYPKYLSDFRDALNPQCIAAVIFIYFAALSPAITFGGLLGEKTQDLIGVSELIISTSLQGVLFCLLGAQPLLVIGFSGPLLVFEEAFFTFCTSNGLEYLVGRVWIGFWLILIVLVMVAFEGSFLVRFVSRFTQEIFAFLISLIFIYETFSKLAKIFQEHPLHNCTRANGTEAEAWRDGSTAPANSTGGRAAAKVTGQPNTALLSLVLMAGTFFIAFFLRKFKNSRFFPGRIRRLIGDFGVPIAILVMVLVDYSIHDTFTQKLSVPSGFSVTAPEKRGWVINPLGEKSDFPVWMMVASGLPAVLVFILIFMETQITTAEPRCAVPSHAKLCHAVLC; encoded by the exons ATGAGCCACTCCCAGGTGTCCTCCGAGATTCACCACATCGTCTCGTCGGCCTTCGAGAGC CCCGAGCAGGATGCGCTGGGCCCCGGCTCGCCCAAGttcggggaggaggaggaggaggagaaggacctgaACAAGGCGCTGGGCGTGGAGCGCTTCGAGGAGATCCTGAGCGACTCGTACCCCCGCAACGCGGAGGAGGCCGGGCGCAGCTACGGCGAGGAGGACTTCGAGT ATCACCGCCAGTCGTCCCACCACATCCACCACCCGCTCTCCACGCACCTGCCCCCCGACGCCCGCCGCAAGAAGGGAGCGcccaaaaagggcaagaagaagCGCCCCCGCGCCTCTGCCCCCGGCGAGACCCCCACCATCGAGGAGGCCGAAGAGGATGAGGACGAGGCGGGCGACACGGAGACGGAGCGCTCCgcggaggagctgctgcagggcgcCCCGCCGGAGGCGGTGCAGGTGGGGGCCGGCCGGGGCAGGGAGCGCAGgagccggggggctgctggtgcccgTGGGGCCGCAGCAGCAAATTTCTCCCCCCGCCCTTCGCCGCAGTTCTTCCTGCAGGAGGACGAGGTGGCCGACCGCCGCGCAGAAGAGCCAGCGGCACCCCCGGCACcgccagcccccccggcagAGCCCTGCGGGGCTGTGTCCCCCAAggcagccagggcagccag CCCCAATGCCGAGGAGGGACGCTCAGCTGAGGGCCCCGCCGCCGAGGAAGCCGGttcccccggccgccccgcggcCAAGTCCCAGCCGGGGCACCGGAGCTACAACCTCCACGAGAGGCGGCGGATCGGCAGCATGACGGGCGTGGAGCAGGCGCAGTACCAGAAGATGCCCACAGACGAGTCGGAGGCCCAGACGCTGGCCTCGGCCGACCTGGACTACATGAAGA GTCACCGCTTCGAGGACGTGCCCGGGGTGCGCCGGCACCTCGTGCGGAAGAGCGCCAAGGCGCAGGTTGTCCACGTCAGCAAGGACCACAAGGAGCCGAGCACGCGGCACCGCAAGCAGGACCGGCAGCCCCACGAG GTGTTTGTGGAGCTGAACGAGCTGGTGGTGGACAAGAACCAGGAGCTGCAGTGGAAGGAGACAGCGCGCTGGATCAAGTTTGAGGAGGACGTGGAGGAGGAGACGGACCGCTGGGGCAAGCCGCACGTGGCCTCGCTGTCCTTCCGCAGCCTCCTGGAGCTGCGCAAGACCCTGTCCCACG GCGCCGTGCTCCTCGACCTGGACCAGAAGACTCTGCCGGGGGTGGCTCACCAGGTGGTGGAGCAGATGGTCATCACCGACCAGATCCGGGCCGAGGACCGCGCCAACGTGCTGCGGGCGCTGCTGCTCAAGCACAG CCACCCGAGCGACGAGAAGGACTTCTCCTTCCCCCGCAACATCTCGGCCGGCAGCCTGGGCTCGCTGCTCGTGCACCACCACAGCACCAACCACGTGGGCGAGGGCAGCGAGCCGGCCGTCACCGAGCCCCTCATCGCCGGCCACGCTGTGGAGCACGACACGCGGATCGACGTGGAGCGGGAG AGGGAGGTCCTGGCCCCAACGCCCCCGGCTGGCATCACTCGCTCCAAGTCCAAGCATGAGCTGAAGCTGCTGGAGAAGATCCCAGACAACGCCGAGGCCACGGTGGTGCTTGTGG GCTGCGTGGAGTTCCTGGACCAGCCCACCATGGCCTTCGTGCGGCTGCAGGAGGCCGTGGAGCTGGACTCGGTGCTGGAGGTGCCCGTCCCCGTGCGGTTCCTCTTCGTGCTGCTGgggcccagcagcacccacatGGACTACCACGAGATCGGGCGCTCCATCTCCACCCTCATGTCCGACAAG CAATTCCACGAGGCCGCCTACCTGGCCGACGACCGCCACGACCTCCTCAACGCCATCAACGAGTTCCTGGACTGCAGCGTGGTGCTGCCGCCCTCGGAGGTGCAGGGCGAGGAGCTGCTGCGCAGCGTCGCCCACTTCCAGCGCGAGATGCTGAAGAAGAGGGAGGAACAGGAgcggaggctgctgctggagcccaaGTCCCCCGAGGAGAAAG CACTGCTGAAGCTGAAGGTGGTGGAGGGCGAGGGCGAGGATGAGGACGACCCCCTGCGGCGCACGGGCCGGCCCTTCGGGGGGCTGATCCGGGACGTGCGGCGGCGCTACCCCAAGTACCTGAGCGACTTCAGGGACGCGCTGAACCCGCAGTGCATCGCAGCCGTCATCTTCATCTACTTCGCTGCGCTGTCCCCAGCCATCACCTTCGGAGGGCTGCTGG GGGAGAAGACGCAGGACCTGATCGGGGTGTCGGAGCTGATCATCTCCACGTCGCTGCAGGGCGTGCTCTTCTGCCTGCTGGGCGCCCAGCCCCTGCTCGTCATTGGCTTCTCGGGGCCCCTGCTCGTCTTTGAGGAGGCTTTCTTCACG TTCTGCACGTCCAATGGCCTGGAGTACCTGGTGGGACGCGTCTGGATCGGCTTCTGGCTCATCCTCATCGTGCTGGTCATGGTGGCCTTCGAGGGCAGCTTCCTGGTGCGCTTCGTCTCCCGCTTCACGCAGGAGATCTTCGCCTTCCTCATCTCCCTCATCTTCATCTACGAGACCTTCTCCAAGCTGGCCAAG ATCTTCCAGGAGCACCCCCTGCACAACTGCACGAGGGCCAACGGCACGGAGGCGGAGGCCTGGAGGGACggcagcacggccccggccAACAGCACggggggccgcgccgccgccaaGGTGACGGGGCAGCCCAACACGGCGCTGCTCTCGCTGGTGCTCATGGCCGGCACCTTCTTCATCGCCTTCTTCCTGCGCAAGTTCAAGAACAGCCGGTTCTTCCCCGGACGG ATTCGGCGGCTCATCGGGGACTTCGGGGTGCCCATTGCCATCCTGGTGATGGTGCTGGTGGACTACAGCATCCACGACACCTTCACGCAG AAGCTGAGCGTGCCCAGCGGGTTCTCGGTGACGGCCCCGGAAAAGCGGGGCTGGGTGATCAACCCCCTGGGCGAGAAGAGCGACTTCCCCGTGTGGATGATGGTGGCCAGCGGCCTCCCCGCCGTCCTCGtcttcatcctcatcttcatggAGACGCAGATCACCAC TGCTGAGCCACGCTGTGCTGTACCGAGCCATGCCAagctgtgccatgccgtgctgtgCTGA